A section of the Elizabethkingia anophelis R26 genome encodes:
- the rpsA gene encoding 30S ribosomal protein S1, protein MSKETNSAEVLLNQNVAPEQFDWESFESGLNAEDRKEKNELEEIYKGSLNDLEDNDVLVGKVVRLTDKEAIVDINFKSEGVISLNEFRYNQGLQVGDEVEVMVDRREDKSGQLQLSHKKARTLRAWDKVNEYHESGEIVNGFVKSRTKGGMIVDVFGIEAFLPGSQIDVKPIKDYDQFVGKTMEFKIVKINHEFKNVVVSHKALIEADIEGQKKEIIAQLEKGQVLEGTVKNITSYGVFIDLGGVDGLIHITDLSWSRVNHPSEILEDGQTVKVVILDFDDEKTRIQLGMKQLEAHPWDALDANLKVGDKVKGKVVVLADYGAFVEIAPGVEGLIHVSEMSWSTHLRSAGDFVKIGDEVEAEVLTIDREDRKISLGIKQLTQDPWANIQEKYPVGSQHKGTVRNFTNFGVFVELEEGIDGLIYISDLSWTKKIKHPSEFCNVGDTLDVVVLELDLDNRRISLGHKQLQENPWDKFETKYAEGTVHTGKAVDVFDKGANVQFEDAEVEAFAPARLLEKEDGSKIKKGEEAEFKVIEFNKEFKRVVVSHTGIFREEERKNVKESKAISSNNNNEEKATLGDIDALAELKRKMEEGK, encoded by the coding sequence ATGTCAAAAGAGACAAATTCAGCAGAGGTTCTATTGAACCAAAACGTAGCACCAGAACAATTTGACTGGGAATCTTTCGAAAGTGGATTAAATGCAGAGGACAGAAAAGAAAAGAACGAACTAGAAGAAATCTACAAAGGATCTCTTAACGATCTTGAAGATAACGACGTTCTTGTAGGTAAAGTAGTAAGATTAACAGACAAAGAAGCGATTGTTGACATCAACTTCAAATCTGAAGGTGTTATCTCTCTTAACGAATTCCGTTACAACCAAGGTTTACAAGTAGGTGACGAGGTTGAAGTAATGGTTGACAGAAGAGAAGACAAGTCTGGACAGTTACAACTTTCTCACAAGAAAGCTAGAACTCTTAGAGCTTGGGATAAAGTAAATGAATACCACGAGTCTGGAGAAATCGTAAACGGTTTCGTTAAATCTAGAACTAAAGGTGGTATGATTGTAGATGTGTTCGGTATCGAAGCATTCTTACCAGGTTCTCAGATCGATGTTAAGCCTATTAAAGATTACGATCAGTTTGTAGGTAAAACAATGGAATTCAAAATTGTTAAGATCAACCACGAATTCAAAAACGTTGTTGTTTCTCATAAAGCACTTATCGAAGCTGATATCGAAGGTCAGAAAAAAGAGATCATCGCTCAACTTGAAAAAGGTCAGGTACTTGAAGGTACTGTTAAGAACATTACTTCTTACGGTGTATTCATCGACCTTGGAGGTGTTGACGGTCTTATCCACATTACAGACCTTTCTTGGTCTAGAGTTAACCATCCTTCAGAAATTCTTGAAGATGGACAAACTGTTAAAGTGGTTATCCTTGACTTCGATGATGAGAAAACAAGAATTCAGTTAGGTATGAAGCAACTTGAAGCACACCCTTGGGATGCTTTAGATGCTAACCTGAAAGTTGGAGATAAAGTAAAAGGTAAAGTAGTAGTTCTTGCTGACTACGGTGCTTTCGTTGAAATCGCTCCAGGTGTAGAAGGTCTTATCCACGTATCTGAAATGTCATGGTCTACTCACTTAAGAAGTGCAGGTGATTTCGTGAAAATCGGTGACGAAGTTGAAGCTGAAGTATTAACTATCGACAGAGAAGACAGAAAAATTTCTTTAGGTATCAAGCAATTAACTCAGGATCCATGGGCTAACATCCAGGAAAAATACCCTGTAGGTTCTCAGCACAAAGGTACTGTAAGAAACTTCACTAACTTTGGTGTATTCGTAGAGTTAGAAGAAGGTATCGACGGTCTAATCTATATCTCTGATCTTTCTTGGACTAAGAAAATCAAGCATCCATCTGAGTTCTGCAACGTAGGAGATACTCTGGATGTTGTAGTATTAGAGCTTGACTTAGATAACAGAAGAATTTCTTTAGGTCACAAGCAATTACAAGAAAATCCTTGGGATAAATTCGAAACTAAATATGCTGAAGGAACTGTACACACAGGTAAAGCAGTAGATGTATTCGATAAAGGAGCTAATGTACAGTTTGAAGATGCTGAAGTTGAAGCTTTCGCTCCGGCAAGACTTTTAGAGAAAGAAGATGGTTCTAAGATCAAAAAAGGTGAAGAAGCTGAATTCAAAGTAATCGAATTCAACAAAGAATTCAAGAGAGTTGTAGTTTCTCACACTGGTATCTTCAGAGAAGAGGAAAGAAAGAACGTAAAAGAGTCTAAGGCTATTTCTTCAAACAATAACAACGAAGAAAAAGCAACTCTTGGTGACATCGATGCTCTTGCAGAATTGAAAAGAAAAATGGAAGAAGGTAAATAA
- a CDS encoding DEAD/DEAH box helicase, producing MNLESIYKKLQIQDMNQMQKSTYKATENKNDVVLLSPTGSGKTLAFLFPLLRNLKKDKSGIQALVLVPARELALQIEQVFKAMKTDYKVTVCYGGHDKKIEINSLTEAPALLIGTPGRIADHLRNNSFNPSTISTLILDEFDKSLEFGFQEEMSFIIKSMKNLSQRILTSATAMEEIPSFTGLKNEKTIDFLKLSDVKPDIQFKKVITTAEEKLDALFHLICKIGNKRTLIFCNHREAVDRISELLKDKGIERETFHGGMEQDERERALLKFRNDSAKILITTDLAARGLDIPEVESIVHYQLPPKEDAFIHRNGRTARMNAKGFAYLIMKEDDNFPFLKNDIPVENVEGENKIPQQTTFQTIYISAGKKDKVNKVDIVGYLIKKGELGKDDIGLIEVKDTTSYVAVSRKKIPELLKKLATEKLKGKKVKMEIAY from the coding sequence ATGAATTTAGAATCAATTTATAAAAAATTGCAGATTCAGGACATGAATCAGATGCAAAAATCTACATACAAAGCTACAGAAAACAAAAATGATGTAGTTTTACTTTCCCCTACAGGCTCAGGAAAAACACTAGCTTTCCTTTTCCCGTTACTTCGTAATCTGAAGAAAGACAAATCCGGGATTCAGGCATTAGTATTGGTTCCTGCAAGAGAATTGGCTCTGCAGATAGAACAGGTTTTTAAAGCTATGAAGACGGATTATAAAGTCACCGTATGTTATGGTGGTCATGATAAAAAAATTGAGATCAACAGCTTGACTGAAGCTCCGGCTTTATTAATCGGAACGCCTGGAAGAATTGCAGATCATCTTAGAAACAATAGTTTTAATCCTTCAACAATTAGCACTTTGATTCTGGATGAATTTGACAAATCTCTTGAATTTGGCTTTCAGGAAGAAATGAGCTTTATTATAAAATCAATGAAAAACTTGTCGCAAAGGATTCTTACATCCGCTACAGCAATGGAGGAAATTCCTTCATTCACAGGATTGAAGAATGAAAAAACAATTGATTTTCTAAAGCTGAGTGATGTAAAACCTGATATCCAGTTTAAAAAAGTTATTACGACCGCTGAAGAAAAGCTGGACGCTCTGTTTCATTTAATATGTAAGATTGGAAATAAGAGAACTCTTATCTTTTGTAACCACAGAGAGGCTGTAGACAGGATATCAGAACTTTTAAAAGATAAAGGAATTGAAAGAGAAACTTTCCATGGAGGTATGGAACAGGATGAACGCGAGCGGGCATTACTAAAATTCAGAAACGATTCTGCAAAAATTTTGATTACAACCGATTTAGCAGCACGAGGTCTTGACATTCCGGAGGTTGAATCTATTGTCCACTACCAGCTTCCTCCCAAAGAAGATGCTTTCATTCACAGAAACGGACGTACAGCAAGAATGAATGCAAAAGGATTTGCTTATCTTATTATGAAAGAAGATGACAATTTTCCTTTTTTAAAAAATGATATCCCAGTTGAGAATGTAGAAGGAGAAAATAAAATCCCCCAACAAACCACTTTTCAAACCATTTATATCAGTGCCGGTAAGAAAGATAAGGTAAACAAAGTAGATATTGTCGGATACCTCATCAAAAAAGGGGAATTAGGAAAAGATGATATTGGACTAATCGAAGTAAAAGACACTACTTCTTATGTTGCCGTATCAAGGAAAAAAATACCAGAGCTATTAAAAAAGCTGGCTACCGAAAAGCTAAAAGGTAAAAAGGTTAAAATGGAAATAGCATATTAA